The Brassica rapa cultivar Chiifu-401-42 chromosome A10, CAAS_Brap_v3.01, whole genome shotgun sequence genome segment GCTCGTTAGTGCCATAACATCTCCGATGTTTGCAGCGGTGGAAGCTGTTCCTTTACAGAACCAAGCGGCTGCTCAGGTGCTTCTTGAGAAGATGAAACATTCGAGTTCAAATGAACGGCAATACCGAGGACGAAGAGGTAGAGGTAGAGGTAGAGGGaggggaagagaagaagacgacTCTGCAGTACTTACACTTGAGGAGTGGGAAAAGAGGAAAACTAGCGGGGGAGCTGTTGCAGCAGCTGACAATCCGAGCGACACTACACGTGATGAAGATCTTGCCTGGCAGCTTCAGAATCAGTTTGATCTTGAAGACTCTTACGTGAGTTACAAAAACCTTTATTTTCCTCCTTATTATCAGTCTTCTGTGTTCTCAATTCGCTATTAAAACAATCAACCAGTCCATTGATTTGATTTAGCACACCTTATTATCTGTTATTCATTCAATGGCTTATGAGTTATGTACTGGGATTTGGGACCATTCAAACAACAATTGTTACAGTGACAGAGCTGTGATTGTAATTTGCTGTTTAGGGACAGGAGGTGCACGGAACCGGGGCTGCGGATATCAGAATGAATATGTTTGACTACGGAAGAACAGATGAAAGCTTTGGCCAAGGAAGGGGAAGAGGTGGAAGAGGGAGAGGAAGAGGGCGAGGGAGAGGACATAGGCGAGGAGGAGGACGTTTTTAAGTGCAATGAATATGTCTAGAGACACTCTTGGATATAAGTTTACATTACAGAACAATGTTTCCATCTCAAAACACTCTCGCAGGTACACCCatatgttctttctttttttctgtagTGAATTTGCATTGATCGACACAGAACTAAAAAAAACAGGGAGAGAAGAGACATGGAAGTTCATATAATGTATTACTATTGACGCCTCCTAAAGACGAACAGTGAACCTCTAGAGCCTATTCCCAACCTAAGTTTCTCATCAACGTATGTGATCCGAAGCTTCACTTCGCTTTCAAACCCATATTTAAACTCCAGAGAACCAACCTTGAGTTCCGGAGGCTCGAATATCACCTGAACCCACTCACTGTCCAACACGTTCAGCTTCCCTGCGAAGATCAAACACAGGTTGAAACATTAAATCCATGGTTATGACCAAATAATTTATCAGGGATTTCGCAATTAACCTGTCAAGGACACATCTCCGTCGAGAAAACCAAGAGCAGTGAAGGAAACTCTGTTCCTGACGGTATCAGGAGAATCAATGCCTTGGATCATCTCTTTTGTTCTGAAGAAGAGGCGGCCTATCACGCTTCTGTAGCCTCAACCAGGAGAGGTCGGTCTAGAACAGTACACCACGTCCCAATCTGCAGCAAAAGATTCAGCAAGTTCACGTTTTGATAAAAGGAAGTAGCTTTCGCAGTGTTTGCTTAGATTATTTCTTACCTCCGAAAATGAGAGGGCACTTAACAGGCTCGCTCACACAATACTTCTGAAGCTCCCCAGCCACTTGCGCCACTTCCTTGTGTTGCTCCGGTGTAAGTGTCACACCTCCATCGCTGTTCGCAACCTGTTTTCACACACGACTCCATAATCATCAACACGGATTTGGATTAGCTATGCTTTTACAAATCAAATCGCAGACCTTAGAGAGGAGGGATGATATGAGATCATCGGGGCCAGTACGGAGCTCAACTTTGGGCGATGACACCGAGCTTACGACGAGTCCTAGTCTTCTACCTCTGCTCCGCGAATTGGCCTTATACGAGAGGGAGTACTGAAGAGGGAGGTTCGAGCGGTTCGACGAATGGAACTGAGTCCGAGGTTCGGAGAAGGACGACGCGATTGTAAGGGAAGAAGCAGCCATAGCCATTGTTGCTctcgagagaaagagagagtgaaGCAGATAATGTAATGAGGGAGACGACTTTGGTCGCGGTGCTGCCACGTCAGAATAGAAATCGAGACTGGGCTCCACACTTGATTACCTTCCGCCACGTAGGAAGATATGTTCTCCCGCGTTATCTGGTCTAATGCAAATATCTGGGCCTATCAGTCCAGCCCAGTTGAGGCCCAATATGCGAAACACTTTCGAGTGACGAGTGATGATGACTAGTTGGGGTCAACTGGCTATCTCTCTCATCGTCTAGCACCAAACTAACTGAATCTTGGAGGAGCCCTCTCATCTCTAGAATCTCAGCCACTGGAAAAATGGAAACGTCACCCCAATTTATGCTCATCTTCGCCGTCGTTATCTCTTCTCTCATCGCCTTCCGATCTTACAAGCGGAAATCGCTCAACCTCTCCGGCGGAGTTGCTGGATTCGTCGTCATGACCATACATTTCGCCGCCGGTTTCAGGTTTCTTCTcccgcttttttttttttgatttgtttatGTAATATTGAGATTGATCGGTTAATCTGTTGAATCCCGTAGGTACGGAGCTCTGCTGCTCGTATTCTTTCTTACTTCCTCGAAGCTTACCAAGGTCGGGGAAGAAAAGAAACGACGCGTTGATGTTGAGTTCAAGGAAGGCGGCCAAAGGAACTGGTAACACTTTCTTGCATTTGTGAGCTTCTTCTCTGCTTTGAAGATCACCACCGGTACTCAATCTTAGTTTAGGAGAATGACTTCTCTGCTCTTAGATTTGTGCCAATGTAACCGTTTTTCGAGCTAACTCTTTTCTTTAAGTGTGCTATTTGAATCTATCTTTGTATGAAGCTTAGGATAAAGATCCATCTCGATCAAAAATGACTGGAGATATCATAGTTGTCCCCTCTACCTTTAGCATACTGGACTATTCATAAACAAAGCCTACTTCCTTTTTCCTACAGTCTTTGAATCTTTGTGATATGATAAGTAGAATCGATAGTTATGATTACTTGATTTAATAATGTTGGTTTTGATGTTGGAATATTAgcaaattgatgatgatgatttcacTTTCAGAGGGCTTCATATTGTTTCAGGAAACAAGTGCTTTGCAATAGTGGGATTGCGTCGGTTCTAGTTGTAATTGCTTCTACGTTAACGGGATGGCAGGACAAGTGTTTGGACTCGAAGCAGTCAGAGATTGTAACAGCTCTTATTGGTGGGATCATCGGCCATTACGCATGCTGTAATGGAGACACTTGGTCCTCGGAGCTTGGGGTGCTTAGTGATGCCCAGCCTCGACTTATCACTACGCTAAAGgttctctgtttcttttttttttttgccactCGGTAGTTAACATGTCCTGTTTAGCTAAACGTTTGGTTTCTCACTCTCAGCCTGTGAAGAAGGGCACGAATGGTGGAGTTACAAAGGCAGGACTCTTAGCTGCTGTGGCGGCCGGCACCACTGTGGGAGTAACGTTTCTTGTGTTCGGACTGTTTACTGTGAGATGTGCAAGTGATGTGGCTCTCAAGCAACTCTTGGTAATTCCATTCTCTGCATTAGCTGGATTATGTGGGAGTCTTATTGATTCCGTGCTTGGAGCAACAATCCAGTTCAGTGGCTTCTGTTCTGTGCGGAACAAGGTAAGTTTTGAAAGAACACATGTAAATATATGTGGTGGATCGAAGGAGGAGAGTATTTTTGTTGACGGAATGTTACGCGCAGGTTGTAGGGAAACCAGGGCCGACTGTAAAGAAGATATCAGGTGTGGACATTCTTGACAACAACGGTGTGAACTTTGTCTCTATACTCTTGACATCTTTCTTAACTTCTATTGCTTCTGTGTACATTTTCTGAATTGCTGCAGCTAATCACTACGTTTTAAGGACCGACTGTTTTCAAACAGAGGTTAATTTGTTGTATGCTGAGATCAGTCTTTTATAATTTCTAACAAACAATCACTATTACATTCACGTATATGTATGCATCAATCACAAACATGTTAAGTATGAGTCTATGATCACAGCTACGATTACAAATGTCCGGTTCTTTTTTCTTCTACTGAAACTTGTTCAAACAGAGGTAAAAACATTGTATTTATAACTTTTGTGTGCATTCAACCAGTAtaaagatatattaaaaattgtttaatatattattagtataatAGTTATTTATGATAATTGTGAATTTATGTTAATTTAATaagtataattatattttaaactagattttattatattagCAAATAGAACATGCATAAGAGTTAAATAACttcttgaaaagaaaaaaatttaaagaaaaagaaacgaaAAGAGGTCGTCATTTTAATTTGGGTGGGAAAATTGAAAATGCAAATTTTCGGAGAGGGGGAAGGGATGAAATGAAGAGGGGGatagaaaaagtaaaaataaaaataaaaataaaaacagtttGGCGACTCCACTTCCATTAGCCCTAGGCCTAACAAGTGAGGTGGCCCCCAGGAACCgcttaaattgaaaaaaaaaaaactgaaacgaCTAGAGGgaaaatcaatcaatcaattaaAAGCCCCACTTTCTCACGACCGGCGCGGGGATTAAAGGAAAGAGGACGGAGACTGCGGCGCAACGCAATGGCGGCGATGAAGAAACCGAAAGTTGAGCAAGGGGAAGAAGCAAATACGCTGTCAACTCAAATCCCAGATGATAAAGAAGGTCTTATAGATTTCATGGACCAGCGTGCCAACTCCATCGAAGCCCTTAAAGACCAGCTCTCAAACCTCGAGAGAAAggtctcttctctcttctttttcaattgaatattCAATTTCAGAATAATTATTACTATTAAAACGAATTTCTGAAACATTTTTTGCAGCTCTCTGAAGAGAGAAGACTGATGGCAGATGCGGAAGCCAAGTTTCTACGAGTCGATCGCGTTGAAAATAAGAAGAACGTGCCTGGTAAAACTGGAAGCTTACTTGGTATAGCTGAGTTCTGGACCGAACGAGATAATAATGTGAAGAAGACTGCTAATAATGGAACCTCTACTCCGCATCCACGTGGCGAGAAGATAGAATATGAATCCTCTACTCCACAAACTCCTACCGAGATTAAACCGTTGAAAATGCCGTCTATTATTTTACCGCCTTCTTTCAAGAGAAAAGCTTCTGCTCCTGCCAGACCAGAAGCGAACGAGACCCAACACGTGGCTACAAGTGAGTCTAACGTCCCAAAGGAAGTGAGAAATGGGTCTGAAGCCAAGAGGTCTCGTACTGTTGTTCCTAACGAAGTGGTTAGGGAAAGTCAATCTCAAGCAAAGCCGAGGATCAGAGTTTCTACTAACATTCCTGGACAAGCAGCGCAACAGGAAAAGTCTGGTAAGAAAAAAAAGTCTTACTTCTCAGCTTTTTATAGCGTCTGAATCGAATTTTGTTATTGTTGGCAGAGTTCCATGGGCATGAAGAGTTGATAGCGCTTATAGGAAGGAGCTCTTTGCGTGCCACGATTGAAAGTCGTACCTTAGCTATGATACCAAGTGGCCACACGAAAAGGATGAGAAGCCTCGCTCTTTCTCCTTCAAACCGTGATCTTTTTGCTACGAGGTGATCTTTTATTATGTTACTGCTGTTTGTTTTAACAAAAGACACGAGCTACTGTATATTATTACTGCCAGTGTTGTGGTTTTGTCTGGATGCTTAAATAAGAAAATGGTATTACATGCATAAGAGGGTGCCAAGAAAGTCCTTGGACAATGTTAGCGTATCTAATATACTCTCTTCTCATATGCTTaatcttttttatctttttgttgGTTATCTTCAGTGCGTTGGATGGTGTGGTTCATTTTTGGAAGCTTCAGTCTGATAGGTATGTCTGCCTTATATATACGATATACCTGGTTTACTCAGTATGATATTTCTTGCTTATTTCTTGAGGTATAGTTAATTAGTGGTTATTTAGGTAGAAATATTCTAGGAGTTGTTGGATTATACTACTTCAAATCCTTATAGAGTTCCTTGATTTTAAGAACGCATCAAATCATTATTTTCGTTGAAATTTCGTTTCCACCATTGAGCAGGTCCTCAGCTACTCTGTTTAAGACGGTTAATCGGGTAGAGGTAGATCAGAAGAGATGGGCAGAAGATATAGCTTGGCATCCACACAATAGTGCTCTTTTCTCTGTCTATACCGCAGATGAAGGTCACGCTCAGATATCAGCCTTATACCTGAACGAAGCTCGAGAggtaaaaaactattttaaaagcCGTTAGACGCTTTAGAGTTTTACCATATCAAAACTTTGATTGCATAATGGATGAGTGGAGTGTGTCCTTAAACTTGATCTTCATGACCTGTTATGAATAGAAAATCACTTACGCTTGGTTTCGAACCGTGACCTATCTGTTCTTACTCGATGTATGTACTGTTAATTGAGGTAGTTATGTGCTCATATCAGTTGGATCTTTGTTTCATATGCAGACTTGCGAGTCAAAGTTTCTAAAGGACAGGCCTCACAGCAAAGGTCTAATCAACAGAATCATGTTCACGCCTTGGGATGATCCTTGTTTCATCACAGGCGGGTGTGACCATGCAGTAGTGTTATGGCGTGAACAATGTGAGAGTAACGAATGGAAGTCCAGGCTCCTGCATAAGGACTTGCACACGTCAGCCGTGATGGGAGTAGCTGGAATGCGCCATAACAATCTCGTCTTGTCATGTGGAGACGACAGGAGATTTGTTGGGTTCGATGCCAGAGAAGAAAAAGTCACATTCAAGCATAGACTAGACAACAAATGCACAAACTTGCTGCCAAACCCTCGAGATGTTAACCTTGTCATGCTTCAAACAAGGTATAAAAAAGACTTATATTATCTCCCACGAAAAAAAGAATTAATTGTTTTTGTATATGCAGGCAGCTAGACAGGCAACTTCGGTTGTACGATGTAAGATTGCCTCAGACAGAACTATTTTCTTTCGGGTGGAAGCAAGAAAGCAGCGAATCGCAGTCGGCTCTAATCAACCAGTCTTGGTCTCCAGATGGTTTACACATCTCATCTGGCTCCTCAGACCCGGCGATCCACATCTTTGACATCCGCTACAATGCAGCGAGCCCGTCTCTGTCGATCAAGGCTCATAAGAAAAGAGTGTTCAAAGCTGAGTGGCACTCTTCTAATCAGCTACTTGTCTCCATCTCTTCAGATTTAGAAATTGGGATCCACAAGCTATGGTGAAACATTAAAACAGCTTGAGTATTGCAACTTTGCCACACGAGAGAAGTTGGTGCTATCGATAGGAAAGTTCGGCTTCATCACATCACCCACACTGGATACTAAATTCTTATTGGGAGTTGTGTAGTTTCAGTCCAGGGTCTTAAGACACCTGGcttgttttaacatttttggtACATGTCCCGAGGATAACAGCAAAATAATTGtagctctcttttttttttttttttttttgaaacactttttaAAAGGGTACAACACGAGTACTTCCAATTGTAGCTCTCTCTATACATCAGTTTTGTCGCATTTTGCGGATATTCTGACAGTCTAATCTCATGCCCCTAATCATCAACCATTTTGGTCTATAGTTAGCATGAAAGAAGAAACAGCACAACGTCCTTATATGATTTGTAGTCCCAAAACTCAATTTCAACT includes the following:
- the LOC103845706 gene encoding LOW QUALITY PROTEIN: probable plastid-lipid-associated protein 8, chloroplastic (The sequence of the model RefSeq protein was modified relative to this genomic sequence to represent the inferred CDS: substituted 1 base at 1 genomic stop codon), with translation MAMAASSLTIASSFSEPRTQFHSSNRSNLPLQYSLSYKANSRSRGRRLGLVVSSVSSPKVELRTGPDDLISSLLSKVANSDGGVTLTPEQHKEVAQVAGELQKYCVSEPVKCPLIFGDWDVVYCSRPTSPGXGYRSVIGRLFFRTKEMIQGIDSPDTVRNRVSFTALGFLDGDVSLTGKLNVLDSEWVQVIFEPPELKVGSLEFKYGFESEVKLRITYVDEKLRLGIGSRGSLFVFRRRQ
- the LOC103845708 gene encoding protein PGR; translated protein: METSPQFMLIFAVVISSLIAFRSYKRKSLNLSGGVAGFVVMTIHFAAGFRYGALLLVFFLTSSKLTKVGEEKKRRVDVEFKEGGQRNWKQVLCNSGIASVLVVIASTLTGWQDKCLDSKQSEIVTALIGGIIGHYACCNGDTWSSELGVLSDAQPRLITTLKPVKKGTNGGVTKAGLLAAVAAGTTVGVTFLVFGLFTVRCASDVALKQLLVIPFSALAGLCGSLIDSVLGATIQFSGFCSVRNKVVGKPGPTVKKISGVDILDNNGVNFVSILLTSFLTSIASVYIF
- the LOC103845709 gene encoding uncharacterized protein LOC103845709, producing the protein MAAMKKPKVEQGEEANTLSTQIPDDKEGLIDFMDQRANSIEALKDQLSNLERKLSEERRLMADAEAKFLRVDRVENKKNVPGKTGSLLGIAEFWTERDNNVKKTANNGTSTPHPRGEKIEYESSTPQTPTEIKPLKMPSIILPPSFKRKASAPARPEANETQHVATSESNVPKEVRNGSEAKRSRTVVPNEVVRESQSQAKPRIRVSTNIPGQAAQQEKSEFHGHEELIALIGRSSLRATIESRTLAMIPSGHTKRMRSLALSPSNRDLFATSALDGVVHFWKLQSDRSSATLFKTVNRVEVDQKRWAEDIAWHPHNSALFSVYTADEGHAQISALYLNEARETCESKFLKDRPHSKGLINRIMFTPWDDPCFITGGCDHAVVLWREQCESNEWKSRLLHKDLHTSAVMGVAGMRHNNLVLSCGDDRRFVGFDAREEKVTFKHRLDNKCTNLLPNPRDVNLVMLQTRQLDRQLRLYDVRLPQTELFSFGWKQESSESQSALINQSWSPDGLHISSGSSDPAIHIFDIRYNAASPSLSIKAHKKRVFKAEWHSSNQLLVSISSDLEIGIHKLW